The genomic interval CGGAAGCCGACGACCAGGCGGTGCGGGCCGTGGGCGGCCCGGTGGACCCGGCGCCGGGTGCCGTCCGCTGCGGCGAGCAGGTACCGGGCGTCGTCGAGGAGTTGGCGCCCGGCCGTGGTCAAGGTGACGCCGTGGCTGTCGCGTTGGAACAGGACGGCGTCCAAGTCCTTCTCCAGTGCCTTGATCTGACGGCTCAGCACCGGCTGGGCGATGTGCAGCCGTTCGGCCGCCCGCCCGAAGTGCAGCAGCTCGGCCACCGCGACGAAGTAGCGCACTTTCCGCAGGTCGAGGTCCATGGCCGTCCCTTCCCTCGGCGATGCCTCCAGGGTATCGCCGTCGCCGAAAGAGGTCTTGGACGGCGCGGCGGGGGCGCCCGCAGGCTGGAGCCGAACACCTACGGAAGGAGAAACGGCATGAGCCTGCAGGGACAGCGGATCGTCGTGGTCGGCGGTACGTCGGGCATCGGTCTGGCGGTGGCGGACGCGGCGGCCCGGGACGGGGCCGAGGTGGTGGTGGCCTCACGCCGGAAGGAGAGTGTGGAGGCGGCACTGAAGCAGTTGCCGCCGGGTGTCTCGGGGGACGTCCTCGACGTCACCTCGGAGGCCGGTGTGCAGGCCTTCTTCGCACGGACGGGTGCCTTCGACCATCTCGTCTTCACGGCGGGCGAACCGCTGCGGTTCGAGCCGCTGGCCGAGACCGACCTCGCCCGGGCGCGGAACTTCCTGGAGACCCGGCTGTGGGGCGCGCTCACGGTGGTCAAGTACGGGGCGCCGCTCGTCCGGGAGGGCGGGTCGGTCGTGCTCACCACGGGTACCGTCGCGCGCCGGCCGATGCCGGGGACGAGTGTGGTGGCCGGCCTGGCCGGGGCGATGGAGTCGCTGACCCGGGCGCTGGCCCTGGAGCTGGCCCCGGTGAGGGTCAACGTGGTCGAGCCGGGGGTGGTGCGCACCGAGCTGTGGCGCGAGCTTCCCAAGGAGGAGCGCGACGGCCTGTTCGCGGCCGCCGCCGAGTCGCTCCCCGTGGGGCGGGTCGGCGAGCCGGAGGAGGTCGCCGAGGCGTATCTCTATCTGATGCGCGGCGGTTTCAGCACCGGCTCGGTGGTGGTCGTGGACGGCGGAACGGTCCTGGTCTGAGCGGTCAGCCCGCCACGAAACGCACCTGATCCAACGTCACCACCGTGCCCAGGCGCGGAAAGTCGAGCCGTGTCGAGGACTCGTGCTCGGCAGCGGTGAAGGCGGCCATCGCGTCCTCCACGAGGACGAGGTCGTAGCCGAGGTCGAGGGCGGCGCGGGCGGTGGACTCGACGCCGAGGTTGGTGGCGATTCCGCCGAACACCAGGGTGGTGACGCCGAGTTCGCGGAGGCGGGCGTCCAGATCCGTGCCCTGGAAGGCGCCGATGGTCCGCTTCACGATCTCGAGGTCGCCGTGGTGGGCGAGACCGGGCACCAGCCCGCTGCCGGGTGGCTGGTCGGCGACACCGGGCCGTTCGACGCGCACCAGCACGACGGGTGCGCCGGCAGCACGGAAGAGGGCCGCCAACTCCGCCGCTGCGGTGAGGACTTCGGTGCCTTTGCGGGGTTCCAGGGGCAGCGCGACGATCCGGTCCATCAGATCGACGAGTACGAGGGCGCTGCGCGCGGGATCGAGGGCGAGGGGTCCGATCATGACGGAACGTTATCCGTCATCGGCCCTCCGTGCCGGAGATCCGGATCAACAGGCCCATGAACTGGGCGCGTTCGTCCGGGGAGAGGGGGGCCAGCAGCTCGTCGTTGGCGTGGCGGGCCGCCTTCTCGCAGCGGGCCAGCAGCCGGGTCCCCTCCGCCGTGAGGGACACCGCGTTCTTGCGGCGGTCGCCGGGGTCCGGTTCGCGCAGGACGAGCCCGGCGGACTGGAGGTCG from Streptomyces sp. CC0208 carries:
- a CDS encoding SDR family oxidoreductase, which translates into the protein MSLQGQRIVVVGGTSGIGLAVADAAARDGAEVVVASRRKESVEAALKQLPPGVSGDVLDVTSEAGVQAFFARTGAFDHLVFTAGEPLRFEPLAETDLARARNFLETRLWGALTVVKYGAPLVREGGSVVLTTGTVARRPMPGTSVVAGLAGAMESLTRALALELAPVRVNVVEPGVVRTELWRELPKEERDGLFAAAAESLPVGRVGEPEEVAEAYLYLMRGGFSTGSVVVVDGGTVLV
- a CDS encoding isochorismatase family protein; translated protein: MIGPLALDPARSALVLVDLMDRIVALPLEPRKGTEVLTAAAELAALFRAAGAPVVLVRVERPGVADQPPGSGLVPGLAHHGDLEIVKRTIGAFQGTDLDARLRELGVTTLVFGGIATNLGVESTARAALDLGYDLVLVEDAMAAFTAAEHESSTRLDFPRLGTVVTLDQVRFVAG